A window of Phyllobacterium sp. T1293 contains these coding sequences:
- the hflK gene encoding FtsH protease activity modulator HflK, producing the protein MPWSNQNGGGGPWGGGGNNNGGGGGPWGQKPQGGGPGGNPPDLEDIIRRGQDRLRQAIPGGPGSSSTIFGLAAIALIAFWLFQSIYTVQPDERAVELRFGKPKADIAEPGLHFHLWPIESYEKVQIVEKQKNIGGQGVSGAREGLMLTGDQNIVNVQFSILYRVSDPVAYLFHVQNPENMVQQVSESAMREIVGRSPAQDIFRDNRAGIANDVRGIIQKTLDDYGSGIAVNAVSIEDASPPREVADAFDEVQRAEQDEDRFVEESNQYSNQKLGQARGEGAQIREDAAAYKNRIVQEAQGEAQRFTSVYDQYVKAPEVTRKRLYLETMERVLKDSNKVIVDQKDGQGIVPYLPLSEITKQQRQTEGTK; encoded by the coding sequence ATGCCCTGGAGTAATCAGAATGGTGGCGGCGGCCCTTGGGGTGGCGGCGGTAACAATAACGGCGGTGGTGGAGGTCCATGGGGCCAAAAGCCACAAGGTGGAGGCCCCGGTGGCAATCCACCCGACCTTGAAGATATTATCCGCCGTGGTCAGGACCGTCTGCGCCAGGCGATACCGGGTGGACCCGGTAGCAGTTCGACCATTTTCGGACTTGCCGCGATTGCTTTGATCGCCTTCTGGCTTTTCCAGTCAATCTATACGGTTCAGCCTGATGAGCGCGCTGTTGAGTTGCGCTTCGGCAAGCCGAAGGCAGATATTGCCGAGCCGGGTCTGCATTTCCATCTGTGGCCAATCGAATCCTATGAAAAGGTGCAGATCGTCGAGAAGCAGAAGAACATTGGCGGACAGGGTGTATCCGGCGCCAGAGAAGGTCTGATGCTGACGGGTGACCAGAACATCGTGAATGTTCAGTTCTCCATTCTTTACCGTGTTTCCGACCCGGTTGCTTACCTTTTCCATGTGCAGAACCCTGAAAATATGGTGCAGCAGGTCTCCGAAAGCGCGATGCGCGAAATCGTTGGCCGCAGCCCGGCACAGGACATTTTCCGCGATAATCGTGCTGGCATAGCCAATGATGTGCGCGGCATCATCCAAAAGACACTGGATGATTACGGTTCCGGCATAGCTGTCAACGCCGTCTCGATCGAAGATGCTTCGCCACCGCGTGAAGTTGCCGATGCCTTCGATGAAGTGCAGCGTGCCGAGCAGGATGAAGACCGTTTCGTCGAAGAGTCGAACCAGTATTCCAACCAGAAGCTGGGTCAGGCTCGCGGTGAAGGCGCGCAGATCCGCGAAGATGCTGCCGCTTACAAGAACCGGATCGTGCAGGAAGCACAGGGTGAGGCGCAGCGCTTCACATCTGTTTATGATCAGTACGTCAAGGCGCCGGAAGTAACCCGCAAGCGTCTCTACCTCGAAACAATGGAGCGTGTGCTGAAGGACTCGAACAAGGTGATTGTCGACCAGAAAGATGGTCAGGGAATTGTGCCCTATCTGCCCTTGTCAGAGATCACCAAGCAGCAGCGCCAGACCGAGGGGACAAAGTAA
- a CDS encoding dihydrofolate reductase: protein MISFVVAVAQNGVIGRDNGLPWRLSSDMKRFKAVTMGKPIVMGRKTWDTLGKPLPGRTNIVITRDPAFAVEGVIAVRSVDEALMIAGSHAAADKVDEICVIGGGEIYRQLLDRADRLHITWVLANIEGDAFFPPIDPKIWNEVSQEEFPAGEKDNYPTRYAIYERR, encoded by the coding sequence ATGATCAGTTTTGTCGTCGCTGTTGCACAGAACGGAGTTATTGGCCGTGACAATGGTCTGCCCTGGCGTCTGTCCTCTGACATGAAGCGTTTCAAGGCCGTTACGATGGGCAAGCCCATCGTAATGGGTCGCAAGACGTGGGACACTCTCGGCAAGCCATTGCCGGGACGCACCAATATCGTCATTACCCGCGATCCGGCTTTTGCCGTGGAGGGCGTTATAGCGGTCCGTTCGGTTGACGAAGCGCTGATGATTGCCGGAAGTCATGCGGCAGCTGACAAGGTTGACGAAATCTGTGTGATCGGCGGCGGCGAGATTTATCGCCAGCTGCTTGACCGGGCAGACCGGCTTCACATCACATGGGTTCTGGCAAATATTGAAGGAGATGCTTTCTTCCCCCCGATTGATCCCAAGATCTGGAATGAAGTTTCTCAGGAAGAATTTCCCGCAGGCGAAAAAGACAATTATCCGACACGCTACGCGATTTACGAAAGGCGCTGA
- a CDS encoding TetR/AcrR family transcriptional regulator, with protein MTNPKEAAHKANGLTLGHTQRGQCSKRLSILDAAAEVFCREGFAGASIDEIAVEACVSRQTIYNHYREKETLFTAVVEDVMNRTNSSLFSILATFPDTPDNLEDDLSAFAVRLTKNCLCNQDGKFLRKLVQSEGERYPQLFEGWRKHGPGKIGTALAALFARLSYGGALQMDDFDLAARQFLALVNADLQILTLFGESLTDEQLETAARNAVRTFLRAYSAPATNAPASQPLVKAVG; from the coding sequence ATGACAAATCCGAAAGAAGCAGCGCACAAGGCAAATGGCCTTACCCTTGGCCATACTCAACGCGGTCAATGTTCAAAACGACTATCGATATTGGATGCGGCGGCGGAAGTATTTTGCCGTGAAGGCTTTGCCGGAGCGAGTATTGACGAAATCGCTGTGGAAGCGTGCGTTTCGCGCCAGACTATATACAACCACTACCGCGAAAAGGAAACACTCTTTACCGCTGTGGTCGAAGATGTGATGAACCGCACCAACTCCAGTCTCTTTTCCATACTGGCGACATTTCCCGACACGCCGGATAATCTTGAGGATGATTTGAGCGCTTTCGCGGTTCGATTGACCAAGAATTGCCTGTGCAATCAGGACGGCAAATTCCTGCGCAAGCTCGTACAGTCCGAGGGCGAGCGCTATCCGCAACTGTTTGAAGGCTGGCGCAAGCATGGTCCCGGCAAGATTGGCACCGCCCTCGCCGCGCTGTTTGCCCGCCTGTCCTATGGTGGTGCGTTGCAGATGGATGATTTTGATCTGGCCGCCCGGCAGTTTCTCGCCTTGGTCAACGCGGATCTGCAAATACTCACGCTGTTTGGCGAATCGCTGACTGACGAACAGCTGGAAACGGCAGCGCGCAATGCGGTTCGCACTTTCCTCAGGGCCTATTCGGCACCCGCGACAAATGCACCTGCCAGCCAACCTCTCGTGAAAGCCGTTGGCTGA
- a CDS encoding SspB family protein: MPQDMIRYDILAQEALRGVIRKVLGEVAKAGLPGNHHFFVTFLTGASGVRISTRLHEKYPEQMTIVLQHQFWDLQVTDTLFEVGLSFGDVPERLVVPFSAIRGFYDPSVNFELEFDVEVEETVGDNDQGITSIAPVPTAEKPKTASSGSKPKPAAKSAKKPVKAGGEKTDTAREENGEKTSASVVSLDSFRKKK, from the coding sequence ATGCCACAAGATATGATCCGCTACGATATACTGGCCCAGGAAGCGCTACGCGGCGTTATCCGCAAAGTCCTTGGAGAAGTCGCCAAGGCTGGTCTTCCTGGCAACCACCATTTTTTCGTCACGTTCCTGACCGGCGCGTCGGGCGTGCGCATATCCACGCGTCTGCACGAAAAATATCCCGAGCAGATGACCATCGTGCTGCAGCACCAGTTCTGGGACCTGCAGGTGACTGACACGCTCTTCGAAGTTGGCCTGTCCTTTGGCGATGTGCCCGAGCGTCTTGTGGTTCCTTTCTCGGCTATTCGCGGCTTCTATGACCCCTCTGTCAATTTCGAGCTGGAGTTCGATGTCGAGGTGGAAGAAACCGTTGGCGACAACGATCAGGGCATTACCAGCATCGCGCCAGTGCCAACAGCCGAAAAGCCAAAGACCGCCTCTTCGGGTTCCAAGCCCAAGCCAGCAGCCAAATCAGCCAAGAAGCCTGTGAAAGCCGGCGGTGAGAAAACCGATACGGCGCGCGAGGAAAACGGCGAAAAGACATCAGCCTCCGTTGTTTCGCTGGATTCGTTCCGGAAGAAAAAGTAG
- a CDS encoding ribbon-helix-helix domain-containing protein, with product MSLVRKRSVTIRGHRTSFSLEDPFYDIITSIAESRDMTVAGLIADIDEGRDRNSNLSSALRIYALDWVMNRMKPAS from the coding sequence TTGAGCCTTGTGCGCAAACGCTCCGTGACCATCCGCGGTCACCGCACCAGCTTTTCCCTTGAAGACCCGTTCTATGACATTATCACATCCATCGCCGAAAGCCGGGACATGACGGTTGCGGGTCTGATTGCCGACATTGACGAAGGCCGCGACCGTAATTCCAACCTGTCCTCTGCACTGCGCATCTACGCGCTGGATTGGGTGATGAACAGGATGAAGCCCGCTTCCTAG
- a CDS encoding DUF4424 domain-containing protein — MLKRLCLTALLASLTYSSMSWANDSTASLATGGLVLLRNQDVSMQQEDLFISEKQVRVDYVFSNSAKEDVESVVAFPMPDMRLDTQSMVSIPDPQSDNFFDFTVTADGQPIKPQLQQRAVAGGLDVTDILTGKGIAVSPFDSKVIAAINALDDSTKNDWMSRGLLVDSGELVDGKLSYAPAWILKATFWWSMKFPAGKEIRVSHRYTPSVGGFVAIRFDPLAKTPSAEDAAHARKYCRDRDFDQTVAKVLQKEAPNSYPFRESWISYVLTTGANWAGPIQKFKLTVDKGDPDDLISFCGTGVKKTGPTTFEMIATDFWPTEDLNILLLKRNKAP, encoded by the coding sequence GTGCTGAAACGCTTGTGTTTAACTGCTCTGCTTGCTTCGCTTACTTACTCTTCAATGTCATGGGCAAATGACTCAACCGCCTCGCTGGCAACCGGCGGTCTGGTTCTTTTGCGCAATCAGGACGTATCGATGCAACAGGAAGACCTGTTCATCTCGGAAAAACAGGTCCGGGTCGATTACGTCTTCAGCAACAGCGCCAAGGAAGATGTCGAAAGCGTCGTGGCCTTTCCGATGCCTGACATGCGGCTTGACACCCAGTCCATGGTATCAATACCGGACCCGCAGTCGGACAATTTCTTTGATTTTACCGTCACTGCGGACGGACAGCCCATCAAGCCGCAATTGCAGCAAAGGGCGGTTGCCGGTGGTCTCGACGTTACGGATATTTTGACCGGGAAGGGGATAGCCGTATCGCCCTTTGACAGCAAAGTGATCGCGGCGATCAACGCCCTTGATGACAGCACGAAAAATGACTGGATGAGCCGGGGGCTGCTTGTCGACAGTGGCGAACTTGTTGACGGCAAGTTGAGCTATGCTCCGGCATGGATATTGAAGGCGACCTTCTGGTGGTCGATGAAGTTTCCGGCTGGCAAGGAGATACGGGTCTCGCATCGCTATACGCCGAGCGTCGGTGGTTTTGTTGCCATCCGGTTTGATCCTCTGGCCAAAACCCCGTCAGCGGAAGATGCGGCACATGCGCGAAAATATTGCCGCGACAGGGATTTTGATCAGACGGTTGCAAAAGTCCTGCAGAAAGAAGCTCCGAACAGCTATCCGTTTCGTGAAAGCTGGATTTCCTATGTGCTGACCACGGGCGCCAATTGGGCGGGGCCAATCCAGAAATTCAAGCTGACAGTTGATAAGGGCGATCCGGATGATCTGATCAGTTTCTGCGGCACCGGTGTCAAAAAAACAGGCCCAACCACCTTCGAAATGATAGCCACTGATTTCTGGCCGACGGAAGATCTTAACATACTGCTTCTCAAGAGGAACAAGGCTCCATGA
- a CDS encoding DUF2853 family protein has translation MSDYLKDVRIYDAGADEATVAKIVKHLGIALRNRDSSLVSCSDPEELGRVRTSWVGKKLGVTDAAKADAAIHAVCEKMKADRSKGRVTFYYLTAKELGLLGSL, from the coding sequence ATGAGTGACTATCTAAAAGATGTACGCATTTATGATGCCGGTGCCGATGAAGCCACGGTAGCCAAAATTGTCAAACATCTCGGAATTGCCCTGCGCAACAGGGATTCTTCGCTCGTTTCCTGCTCGGACCCCGAAGAATTGGGCCGTGTTCGCACCAGTTGGGTTGGCAAGAAGCTCGGTGTTACCGATGCTGCCAAGGCTGACGCCGCCATTCACGCCGTCTGCGAAAAGATGAAAGCCGACCGTTCCAAGGGGCGCGTCACCTTCTATTATCTGACGGCAAAAGAACTCGGACTGCTCGGCAGCCTCTGA
- a CDS encoding DUF4169 family protein — MADIVNLRQFKKRKAKDAKEQTAAENRIVFGRTKTEKQFEQSASRKSELFLDSNRLEGHPPSTDTGKDKP, encoded by the coding sequence ATGGCCGACATCGTCAATCTGCGGCAATTCAAAAAGCGCAAGGCGAAGGACGCAAAAGAGCAGACTGCGGCCGAGAACCGGATTGTTTTTGGCCGCACCAAAACCGAAAAGCAGTTCGAACAGAGCGCTAGTCGCAAGAGCGAACTGTTTCTCGATAGCAACCGGCTTGAGGGCCATCCGCCTTCCACTGATACCGGCAAGGACAAGCCTTGA
- a CDS encoding thymidylate synthase produces the protein MRAYLDLLQHVLDTGIDRGDRTGTGTRSVFGYQMRFDLSAGFPVLTTKKLHLKSIIHELLWFLNGETNIAYLKENGVTIWDEWADENGDLGPVYGYQWRSWPAPDGRHIDQIANLVSAIKQNPYSRRLIVSAWNPALVDEMALPPCHCLFQFYVADGKLSCQMYQRSADIFLGVPFNIASYALLTMMVAQATGLKPGDFVHTLGDAHLYANHFEQAKLQLSRTPGHLPTMRINPDVKDLFAFKFEDFNLDNYVSEPSIKAPIAV, from the coding sequence ATGCGCGCTTATCTTGATCTTTTACAGCATGTGCTCGATACGGGCATTGATCGTGGTGACCGGACCGGTACCGGCACGCGGTCCGTTTTCGGCTACCAGATGCGATTCGACCTGTCTGCCGGTTTTCCCGTGCTGACAACGAAGAAGCTGCATCTGAAATCCATCATCCATGAACTCCTCTGGTTCCTGAACGGCGAAACCAATATCGCCTATCTGAAGGAAAACGGCGTGACGATCTGGGATGAATGGGCCGATGAGAATGGCGACCTCGGACCCGTCTATGGTTATCAATGGCGCTCATGGCCAGCGCCCGATGGCCGCCATATCGACCAAATCGCGAATCTTGTCAGTGCGATAAAGCAGAATCCTTATTCGCGACGTCTGATCGTTTCGGCGTGGAATCCGGCGCTTGTCGATGAAATGGCACTGCCGCCCTGCCATTGCCTGTTCCAGTTCTACGTGGCCGACGGAAAGCTCTCCTGTCAGATGTATCAGCGCTCCGCGGATATTTTCCTCGGCGTGCCCTTCAACATCGCGTCCTATGCCTTGCTGACCATGATGGTGGCGCAGGCTACCGGATTGAAGCCGGGCGATTTCGTTCACACGCTGGGCGACGCTCATCTTTATGCCAACCATTTTGAGCAGGCAAAGCTGCAATTAAGCCGTACACCCGGTCATTTGCCAACTATGCGTATCAATCCTGACGTGAAAGATCTCTTCGCCTTCAAGTTCGAAGATTTCAATCTAGACAATTACGTCTCAGAACCGAGCATCAAGGCACCCATCGCCGTATAG
- a CDS encoding AAA family ATPase, with translation MHKSNDRYVILTGGPGAGKTTLIRDLKERGYATAPEAGRAIIQNYQAINGPALPWQNKALFAELMLSWELRSYGEAAEQEGIVFFDRGVPDVLGYFDLIGLPVPEHARQAAKLFRYNPSVFILPPWPEIFEQDAERRQTLEEAELTYRALVNAYAQSGYDLVEVPRCSIIERADFILARLGGL, from the coding sequence ATGCATAAGAGCAATGACCGCTACGTGATTCTTACCGGCGGACCGGGTGCCGGCAAGACAACACTCATCCGCGATCTGAAAGAACGCGGCTATGCCACCGCGCCGGAGGCTGGCCGCGCGATTATTCAGAATTATCAGGCCATCAACGGACCAGCCCTGCCCTGGCAGAACAAGGCGCTGTTTGCCGAGCTGATGCTTTCATGGGAATTGCGATCCTATGGAGAAGCCGCTGAACAGGAAGGAATCGTGTTCTTTGATCGCGGCGTGCCGGATGTTCTTGGCTATTTTGATCTCATTGGACTTCCAGTCCCCGAGCACGCGAGACAGGCGGCAAAACTGTTCCGTTACAACCCCAGCGTGTTCATCCTGCCACCATGGCCGGAGATTTTCGAACAGGACGCGGAACGCAGGCAGACTCTCGAAGAAGCAGAATTGACATACCGCGCCCTGGTCAACGCCTACGCGCAAAGTGGCTATGATCTTGTCGAGGTTCCCAGGTGCTCCATTATTGAACGCGCCGATTTCATCCTTGCCCGGCTTGGTGGTCTTTGA
- a CDS encoding multidrug effflux MFS transporter produces MTTSFFRTALILGLLSAIGPFAIDMYLPALPSIGKDLSAENNVVQMSLLAFFISFAIFQLIYGPLSDMWGRKAPLYMGIGLFAVASVGCALSKDIETLIAFRFLQGIGGAAGMVIPRAIVRDMHTGVQAARLMSLLMLVFSISPILAPLTGSAVISFYGWRGVFWAVTIAAFIGLILLSTQLKETRPQAARVESGLGSAMAAYRLLLGDRNFLTLTFIGGLGISSFLVYLANSPFVLIDHYGLTPTQYSIAFSINAVSFFTVSQLTGWLGDRFGLVRVMRMALTAFSFTMAAMVVVMALGFNQLPVLATFLFIGYGFLGLVIPTTAVLALEDHGEIAGTASALMGTLHFVTAAVAMVIAGLFFDGTALPMAAGIGLCAVAAFILTQVTIARRRVVEVEAAAE; encoded by the coding sequence ATGACGACCTCATTCTTTCGTACGGCCCTCATTCTGGGGCTCCTGTCGGCCATCGGGCCATTTGCGATCGACATGTATCTTCCGGCCCTGCCATCAATCGGCAAGGACCTGAGCGCGGAAAACAATGTCGTGCAGATGAGCCTTCTTGCCTTCTTTATCTCATTTGCCATCTTCCAGCTGATCTACGGACCGCTTTCCGATATGTGGGGCCGTAAGGCACCGCTTTATATGGGTATCGGCCTGTTTGCCGTGGCCAGTGTTGGCTGCGCGCTTTCCAAGGACATTGAAACGCTGATCGCCTTCCGCTTCCTGCAGGGGATTGGCGGTGCGGCGGGCATGGTTATTCCGCGCGCTATCGTTCGCGATATGCATACGGGTGTGCAGGCTGCGCGCCTGATGTCATTGCTGATGCTTGTCTTCAGTATCTCTCCGATCCTGGCACCGCTGACGGGCAGTGCTGTCATCAGTTTCTATGGCTGGCGCGGCGTATTCTGGGCGGTGACGATTGCGGCTTTCATCGGCCTGATCCTGCTATCGACCCAGCTAAAGGAAACCCGGCCACAGGCTGCACGCGTCGAAAGCGGCCTTGGCAGCGCCATGGCGGCCTATCGTCTGCTGCTGGGCGACCGCAACTTCCTGACGCTCACTTTCATCGGTGGTCTGGGTATTTCGAGCTTCCTCGTCTATCTCGCCAATTCGCCTTTCGTGCTGATTGACCATTATGGCCTGACGCCAACGCAATACAGCATCGCCTTCTCGATCAATGCGGTTTCGTTCTTCACGGTATCGCAGCTGACCGGGTGGCTGGGTGATCGCTTTGGTCTGGTACGGGTCATGCGCATGGCGTTGACGGCCTTCTCGTTCACCATGGCCGCAATGGTTGTGGTTATGGCGCTTGGCTTCAATCAACTGCCTGTATTGGCGACGTTCCTCTTCATCGGCTACGGCTTCCTTGGGTTGGTCATCCCAACGACCGCCGTGCTGGCGCTTGAAGATCATGGCGAGATTGCCGGTACAGCATCAGCCCTGATGGGAACACTGCATTTCGTGACAGCGGCCGTTGCCATGGTGATTGCTGGCCTGTTCTTCGACGGTACAGCATTGCCGATGGCTGCGGGCATTGGCCTGTGCGCCGTGGCTGCTTTCATCCTGACACAGGTAACAATTGCGCGCCGCCGCGTGGTTGAAGTGGAAGCTGCGGCTGAATAA
- a CDS encoding AsmA family protein has product MARLFVFIGGLLVLVLTAALVVPYFVDWAGYRSSFEREASALLGRPVTVAGSASARLLPFPSVTFSDVKVGDPGSEPVMTIDKFSMDAELAPFLRGEILIFDMRLEKPTAKVNIDRNGVIDWAIRPQTSFGSAQVKLENMKITDGSVVVRDASTATVRTVDDLDATLSATKLSGPWKFDGTLLFNGEKTAVSASTGEVKADGSLNVHARVTPDGMPAVLETDGGITLDKGALKYAGNISIRSVDEAAPKAENANKKIAVAEKPLLSSVRVTGRFEADHARISIPDFRMEQGTADDPYIVNGNALFDYGKNPRFEIKADGQQVTFSDLNEDSKGSQPKPHTAAQRLGVFRRLMDQLPIPTVPGTIDLKLPAIVAGDTTIRSVTIDAEPSGGEWKINQLRAELPGRTQFEANGMLQIGENFGFDGKLLVASRQPSGLAAWLTDTVDESIRRLQGAGFSGDVKLHDDLQRIDNLEVALGGASLKGSLIRSAKGESVPLTQLTLEGGALDGDALEAFAAIFGRNAPSEAGKGSPQLAGEDLDVRLKAGPVSHGGLVAESLDTGFRLRDGVFDIDRLTVGNLSGATITATGRMEPFKDEPTGSVDATILSDDLAPFVSALAKRFPDFPFVTALNEHAAKFPGLFEETQLSILANALHGKNAADEFSLSASGKTGGMNVTLSGTTSQGADKLRALELTMNARTDHGENLMALMGLPALPLGLAGELEADLALKGNGKDGIQTQLSLKAPDGQALLDGSLRSTGGLLNGEGRASIKASDIEPYLATAGYSLPGFGSGMPVDMASSFQLAKGRLVLPDLSGKVHDTKMMGRLDLGTENNIPDVQGNLTFSKLDLSSVAQFMLGTSALDESGQKSWPKEVFAKAPLFPVGFNLKIKADEADAGLLGPVTKLQSTASLKDGYLRLDDTQGDVLGGNFKGMFELRNTGGNGLATGQFTLEQATLDDLYTPDDHEPLMGAAKIVASVNATGTSIADMMASVAGSGVVSVEDLAVDAINPGALKPILNDADNLPGAITSDAISAVIGKYLHAGPFNAGAAEFAFTIAGGMARTSTFQLKSEGATLNADLRLNLPDMTMASQGRFSFDPGKLVVAGAEPVVEFTGKGHGVRRNGR; this is encoded by the coding sequence CTGGCACGCCTTTTTGTTTTCATCGGCGGATTACTGGTACTGGTGCTGACTGCGGCACTGGTGGTGCCGTATTTTGTCGATTGGGCGGGCTATCGTTCTTCGTTCGAGCGGGAAGCATCGGCGCTTCTGGGCCGGCCGGTTACTGTTGCCGGGTCTGCCAGCGCGCGCCTTCTGCCGTTTCCTTCGGTGACATTTTCCGATGTGAAAGTCGGCGATCCCGGATCGGAACCTGTCATGACCATCGACAAGTTTTCGATGGATGCGGAGCTTGCGCCGTTCCTGCGTGGTGAAATCCTTATCTTCGATATGCGGCTGGAAAAGCCGACCGCCAAGGTGAATATCGACAGGAATGGTGTGATTGACTGGGCCATCCGCCCGCAGACCTCGTTTGGCTCTGCGCAGGTGAAACTGGAAAACATGAAGATCACCGATGGATCGGTGGTGGTGCGCGATGCTTCCACGGCAACGGTGCGCACAGTGGATGATCTTGACGCAACGCTTTCCGCGACCAAGTTGAGCGGTCCGTGGAAGTTTGACGGCACCCTGCTTTTCAATGGCGAGAAAACTGCTGTTTCAGCCTCGACAGGCGAAGTGAAAGCCGATGGCTCGCTGAATGTACACGCGCGCGTTACGCCGGATGGAATGCCTGCGGTGCTTGAAACGGATGGTGGTATCACCCTCGACAAGGGCGCGCTGAAATATGCGGGCAATATCAGTATCCGCTCTGTTGATGAAGCTGCGCCCAAGGCGGAAAATGCGAACAAGAAGATAGCGGTTGCCGAGAAGCCGCTGCTATCAAGCGTGCGGGTGACGGGACGCTTTGAAGCCGACCATGCGCGGATATCCATTCCTGACTTCCGCATGGAGCAGGGGACCGCTGATGATCCTTACATCGTCAATGGCAATGCGCTTTTTGACTATGGCAAGAACCCGCGCTTCGAAATCAAGGCTGACGGCCAGCAGGTCACGTTCAGCGATCTGAATGAAGATTCGAAGGGCAGCCAACCGAAACCGCACACGGCGGCGCAGCGGCTCGGTGTGTTCCGCCGCCTGATGGATCAACTCCCGATACCGACCGTTCCGGGTACGATTGATCTGAAGCTGCCTGCGATTGTGGCTGGAGATACGACGATCCGTTCAGTGACGATCGATGCGGAACCATCCGGTGGCGAGTGGAAAATCAACCAGCTTCGGGCGGAACTGCCCGGGCGGACCCAATTTGAAGCCAATGGCATGTTGCAGATTGGCGAGAATTTCGGTTTTGACGGTAAACTCCTCGTGGCCTCGCGTCAGCCCTCCGGTCTCGCTGCATGGCTGACGGATACTGTTGACGAGTCGATCAGGCGTCTTCAGGGGGCGGGTTTTTCCGGTGATGTGAAACTGCATGATGATTTGCAGCGCATTGACAATCTTGAGGTGGCGCTTGGCGGCGCGTCGCTAAAGGGTTCGCTGATCCGCAGTGCCAAAGGCGAATCCGTGCCGCTGACCCAGTTGACGCTGGAGGGCGGCGCGCTGGATGGCGATGCGCTGGAAGCCTTTGCCGCAATCTTTGGCCGGAATGCCCCATCAGAGGCGGGCAAGGGATCGCCGCAACTGGCGGGCGAAGACCTCGATGTGCGATTGAAAGCCGGGCCGGTCAGCCATGGCGGGCTGGTGGCTGAGAGCCTTGATACGGGCTTTCGCCTGCGCGACGGGGTTTTCGATATTGACCGTTTGACGGTCGGCAATCTTTCCGGGGCAACGATTACGGCGACGGGAAGGATGGAGCCGTTCAAGGATGAACCGACAGGTTCGGTGGATGCCACCATTCTTTCAGATGACCTTGCTCCATTTGTTTCAGCATTGGCGAAGCGGTTTCCCGACTTTCCGTTTGTCACAGCCTTGAATGAACATGCTGCCAAATTTCCCGGACTGTTTGAGGAAACGCAATTGAGCATCCTCGCCAATGCTCTCCATGGCAAAAATGCAGCGGATGAATTTTCTCTCAGTGCCTCGGGAAAGACCGGTGGCATGAATGTAACCTTATCGGGCACGACCAGTCAGGGCGCCGACAAGCTCCGCGCGCTTGAGCTGACCATGAATGCACGCACGGACCATGGCGAGAACCTGATGGCCCTGATGGGGCTTCCGGCGCTGCCGCTTGGCTTGGCTGGTGAGCTTGAGGCTGATCTTGCGCTCAAGGGTAATGGCAAGGATGGCATTCAGACCCAGCTTTCCCTTAAAGCGCCGGATGGTCAGGCACTGCTCGATGGCAGTTTACGCAGCACCGGCGGCCTGTTGAACGGCGAAGGACGCGCATCAATCAAAGCCAGCGACATCGAGCCCTATCTGGCAACTGCTGGTTATTCTCTGCCGGGCTTCGGCAGCGGTATGCCCGTGGATATGGCCAGCAGCTTTCAGCTTGCCAAGGGCAGGCTGGTGCTGCCTGATCTCAGCGGTAAAGTGCATGATACCAAGATGATGGGCCGGCTTGATCTTGGAACAGAGAACAATATTCCCGATGTTCAGGGCAATCTGACTTTCAGCAAGCTTGATCTGTCATCGGTGGCGCAGTTCATGCTTGGCACCAGCGCGCTTGATGAGAGCGGGCAAAAATCATGGCCCAAAGAAGTCTTTGCCAAAGCGCCATTGTTTCCCGTTGGTTTCAATCTGAAAATCAAGGCTGACGAGGCGGACGCAGGACTTCTGGGGCCTGTGACCAAGCTGCAATCAACTGCCTCGCTGAAGGATGGCTATTTGCGGCTCGATGACACGCAAGGGGATGTGCTTGGCGGCAACTTCAAAGGCATGTTTGAACTGCGCAATACCGGCGGCAATGGTCTGGCCACCGGCCAGTTCACGCTGGAACAGGCGACCCTTGATGATCTCTATACGCCCGATGATCACGAGCCCTTGATGGGTGCAGCCAAGATTGTCGCATCGGTCAATGCGACCGGCACATCCATTGCGGATATGATGGCGTCTGTTGCAGGTTCCGGTGTTGTATCCGTCGAGGATCTGGCTGTTGATGCCATCAATCCCGGTGCGCTCAAGCCCATTTTGAACGATGCCGACAATCTGCCGGGGGCGATTACGTCAGATGCGATCAGCGCCGTCATTGGCAAATATCTGCATGCCGGGCCGTTCAATGCCGGAGCGGCGGAGTTCGCCTTTACGATTGCGGGCGGCATGGCGCGAACCTCGACATTTCAGCTGAAAAGCGAAGGCGCGACACTCAATGCGGATCTGCGCCTCAATCTGCCCGATATGACAATGGCTTCGCAGGGGCGCTTTTCCTTTGATCCGGGCAAGCTGGTTGTTGCGGGTGCCGAACCGGTTGTGGAATTCACCGGGAAGGGCCATGGCGTGCGCCGAAATGGACGCTGA